Proteins co-encoded in one Brassica oleracea var. oleracea cultivar TO1000 chromosome C4, BOL, whole genome shotgun sequence genomic window:
- the LOC106342857 gene encoding uncharacterized protein LOC106342857, which yields MADGKPDEQLFQLLSGLLQQVESLTNTEEVELRSKIEALGLEVTKVPSKSAQPLTEVEIANELDKLSAKIDDVDEMISSALASDPQVQTLLSGTADVWMPVITANSEERLNFTASIDDLDDITTNNDKKSSS from the exons ATGGCGGATGGAAAACCAGACGAGCAGCTCTTCCAGCTTCTTTCGGGTCTTCTCCAACAG GTTGAATCGTTGACGAACACAGAGGAAGTAGAGTTACGTTCGAAGATCGAAGCTCTGGGCTTAGAAGTCACCAAAGTGCCATCAAAGTCCGCTCAGCCCCTCACCGAGGTGGAGATTGCTAATGAATTGGATAAGTTATCAGCCAAGATTGACGATGTTGACGAGATGATCTCATCGGCTCTTGCTTCTGATCCGCAAGTTCAGACTCTTCTTAGCGGCACTGCCGATGTTTGGATGCCTGTTATCACTGCCAACTCCGAAGAGAGACTCAACTTCACTGCTTCCATCGATGATCTTGACGATATTACTACCAATAACGACAAGAAGAGCAGCTCGTAA
- the LOC106341005 gene encoding uncharacterized protein LOC106341005 — MASRKPSVRHPSHNHPLRGHKALAEEEIICSGCDLDLIGAAFKCTKSECDYFLHKSCFELPRETRHKSHPDHPLTLLYSPPYESSTYECSACSEYGSGFVYNCSICQFDLHVGCISMPESVEREGHAHPLTLLYCSPYTNGLIFNCDVCQETVPDHLWSYYCKECDYGTHLHSCEVEEEVEPKRGAGGGGGKASTSGNRGGGRGSAASELAAMLEAQREMERMQIELHMEMQRAKIAKKARKACLKLI; from the coding sequence ATGGCTTCAAGAAAACCATCGGTGAGGCACCCTAGCCACAACCATCCATTGCGCGGCCACAAAGCCCTAGCTGAAGAAGAGATCATCTGCTCTGGCTGCGACCTAGACCTAATAGGTGCAGCTTTCAAATGCACAAAGTCGGAATGTGATTACTTCTTACACAAGTCATGTTTTGAACTTCCGCGTGAGACACGCCACAAGTCTCACCCTGATCACCCACTGACCCTGCTTTATTCACCACCGTACGAGTCCTCAACTTACGAGTGCAGCGCGTGCAGTGAGTATGGATCAGGGTTCGTTTACAACTGCTCCATCTGCCAGTTTGATTTACATGTCGGGTGCATATCTATGCCTGAGTCCGTGGAGCGTGAAGGACATGCGCATCCTCTAACGTTGCTATACTGTTCTCCTTACACGAACGGTTTGATTTTCAACTGTGACGTATGTCAAGAGACGGTTCCTGATCATCTATGGTCTTATTATTGCAAGGAATGTGACTACGGCACGCATTTGCATTCTTGTGAAGTAGAAGAAGAGGTGGAACCAAAGAGAGGAGCAGGAGGAGGAGGAGGAAAGGCGAGTACAAGTGGGAATAGAGGAGGAGGAAGAGGCTCGGCTGCTTCGGAGTTAGCTGCAATGCTTGAAGCTCAAAGGGAGATGGAAAGGATGCAGATTGAGTTACACATGGAGATGCAAAGAGCTAAGATTGCGAAGAAAGCGAGAAAAGCTTGTCTCAAGTTGATATAA
- the LOC106340961 gene encoding uncharacterized protein LOC106340961, with the protein MGSGKTRANPTNRPTVRHPSHDHPLRVFKSQEGDEIICSGCELELIGQAYKCTKSECSYFLHKSCFNLPGETLHKSHPNHPLTLVHSPPYDQSIFSCDACGEHGSGFAYHCSKCQYDVHVGCAFVPETVKREDHEHPLTLLYNTPCKGSEDGVTFICDVCEEDMQENLWVYYCKECDYGTHVRSCATYEDTAPKKGEEKGETSSAASEMKSEMDAKMEMAMMQAQLDAIDAAGSYVGSWEPRRRYYW; encoded by the coding sequence ATGGGTTCAGGAAAAACTAGGGCTAACCCGACTAACCGTCCAACGGTGAGACACCCTAGTCACGATCATCCTTTACGGGTCTTCAAATCCCAAGAAGGAGATGAGATCATTTGCTCTGGATGCGAGCTCGAACTAATCGGGCAAGCTTACAAGTGTACAAAGTCAGAGTGCAGTTACTTCTTGCACAAGTCATGTTTCAACCTTCCCGGTGAAACCCTTCACAAGTCTCACCCTAATCACCCTTTGACCCTGGTGCATTCTCCACCGTACGACCAGTCCATCTTCTCGTGTGATGCGTGTGGTGAACATGGATCTGGTTTCGCATACCATTGCTCTAAGTGCCAGTACGATGTTCATGTGGGATGTGCGTTTGTCCCTGAGACCGTGAAGCGTGAAGACCACGAACACCCTCTCACGCTACTTTACAACACGCCATGCAAAGGTAGTGAGGATGGTGTGACTTTCATATGTGATGTTTGTGAAGAAGATATGCAAGAGAATCTATGGGTGTATTATTGCAAAGAATGTGACTATGGGACACATGTACGTTCATGCGCCACGTATGAAGATACTGCTCCAAAGAAAGGAGAAGAAAAAGGAGAAACAAGCTCGGCGGCTTCAGAGATGAAGTCGGAAATGGATGCTAAAATGGAGATGGCGATGATGCAGGCCCAGTTAGATGCTATTGATGCAGCAGGTAGTTACGTCGGTTCATGGGAACCAAGGAGGAGATATTATTGGTGA
- the LOC106339226 gene encoding LOW QUALITY PROTEIN: uncharacterized protein LOC106339226 (The sequence of the model RefSeq protein was modified relative to this genomic sequence to represent the inferred CDS: inserted 2 bases in 1 codon): protein MGRPKPEDSIRHFSHPHPLFNSSLNPQANSSSSSSCVVCKLKLLNLPSYTCKPCNFHIHLNCSELPQKIRHPFDRNHLLSLISSPKYQEGTFRCDACGKNGDGFAYHCGDCGIDLHTVCANMPSRVTHQSHPHHQLSLTFSMLPPGGSGSGSRSAAVASFRCXCQGLGSNSWLYSCKECGGFDAHLLCARKKLASPTNMVQHGPNRPMQPHSIATTPFVNVPSPVFNNPYPLGTPTMSPIIRPMINEMINNLVTNTPQSPSQVSQLLDLLGPFGLGGGSGSSSSSGYLGFDPSVFQSVNQPFGLGGGSDSSLSSGYLGFDPSVFSSVGQPFGLGGGSGSSSSFGYLGFDPSVFSTVNQPFGLGGGSSSSLSSGYLGFDPSVFPSVDPSVFAGFDPSLLSTLFSGLGFLS from the exons ATGGGAAGGCCAAAACCAGAAGACTCAATTCGACATTTCAGCCATCCACATCCATTGTTCAACTCATCTCTCAATCCTCAAGCCAACTCTTCTTCTTCTTCTTCTTGCGTGGTTTGCAAGTTAAAGCTCCTCAATCTTCCTTCATACACATGTAAACCATGCAACTTCCACATCCACCTAAACTGCTCCGAGTTACCTCAAAAGATCAGACACCCTTTCGACAGAAACCATCTCCTGTCTCTCATCTCCTCTCCAAAATACCAAGAAGGGACATTCCGCTGTGACGCATGCGGCAAAAACGGTGACGGATTCGCTTACCACTGTGGAGACTGCGGTATAGATCTTCACACGGTTTGTGCCAACATGCCTTCTCGTGTCACGCACCAATCTCACCCTCACCACCAACTTTCATTAACGTTTTCCATGCTGCCTCCGGGCGGGTCCGGATCCGGATCAAGATCCGCTGCGGTGGCTAGCTTCCGCTG GTGCCAAGGACTCGGGTCTAACTCGTGGCTCTATAGCTGTAAAGAGTGTGGTGGATTCGATGCTCATTTGTTGTGTGCTAGAAAGAAACTGGCTAGTCCAACAAATATGGTCCAACATGGTCCAAACCGGCCGATGCAACCGCACTCTATCGCCACGACGCCGTTTGTTAATGTTCCTAGTCCAGTTTTTAATAATCCTTATCCGTTGGGGACTCCAACAATGAGTCCTATCATTAGACCTATGATTAATGAGATGATTAATAATCTTGTAACCAATACGCCACAAAGTCCAAGCCAAGTTTCTCAGCTTCTTGATTTGCTCGGACCATTTGGACTTGGAGGTGGATCCGGTTCTTCTTCGTCTTCCGGTTATCTAGGGTTTGACCCATCGGTTTTCCAATCTGTTAACCAACCATTTGGACTGGGAGGTGGATCCGACTCTTCTTTATCTTCCGGTTATCTAGGGTTTGACCCGTCGGTTTTCTCATCTGTTGGCCAACCATTTGGACTGGGAGGTGGATCCGGTTCTTCTTCATCTTTTGGTTATCTAGGGTTTGACCCGTCGGTTTTCTCAACTGTTAACCAACCATTTGGACTGGGAGGTGGATCCAGTTCTTCTTTATCTTCCGGTTATCTAGGGTTTGACCCGTCGGTTTTCCCATCTGTTGACCCTTCAGTGTTTGCTGGTTTCGATCCTTCCTTGCTTTCAACGTTGTTCTCCGGACTTGGTTTTTTATCCTAA
- the LOC106336864 gene encoding beta-glucosidase 15, with translation MPTHSSPQRKLTIKRKVRMRGKYFSLLIVFIVLAFNGVLAQNNSSTPKLRRSDFPEDFIFGSATSAYQVEGGAHEDGRGPSIWDTFSEKYPEKINDGSNGSVADNSYHLYKEDVALLHQIGFNAYRFSISWSRILPRGNLKGGINQAGIDYYNNLINELLSKGIKPFATMFHWDTPQGLEDAYGGFRGSEIVNDFRDYADICFKNFGDRVKHWMTLNEPLTVVQQGYVAGVMAPGRCSKFTNPNCTAGDGATEPYIVGHNLILAHGAAVEVYRKKYKASQKGQVGIALNAGWNLPYTESAEDRLAAARAMAFTFDYFMEPLVTGKYPIDMVNNVKGGRLPTFTAQQSKMLKGSYDFIGINYYSSTYAKDVPCSTEQVTMFSDPCASVTGEREGVPIGPKAASDWLLIYPKGIRDLVLYAKYKFKDPVMYITENGRDEFSTDKIFLKDGDRIDYYARHLEMVQDAISVGANVKGFFAWSLLDNFEWAMGYTVRFGLVYVDFKDGCKRYPKKSAKWFKELLNPKKSN, from the exons ATGCCCACTCATTCATCTCCTCAAAGGAAATTAACAATCAAAAGAAAAGTAAGAATGAGAGGAAAATATTTTTCTTTACTAATAGTGTTCATTGTCTTGGCCTTCAATGGAGTTCTTGCCCAGAACAATTCTTCAACGCCTAAATTAAGAAGAAGTGATTTTCCAGAAGATTTCATTTTTGGGTCTGCAACATCTGCTTACCAG GTTGAAGGAGGTGCTCATGAAGATGGTAGAGGACCAAGTATCTGGGATACCTTCTCTGAAAAATACCCAG AGAAGATAAACGATGGTAGCAATGGGTCTGTTGCAGATAACTCTTACCATCTTTACAAG GAAGATGTGGCTTTATTGCATCAAATTGGCTTCAATGCTTACAGATTCTCAATCTCGTGGTCGAGAATATTGCCTC GTGGGAATCTAAAAGGAGGAATAAACCAAGCTGGTATTGACTATTACAACAACTTGATCAATGAGCTTTTGTCCAAAG GAATTAAGCCTTTTGCCACCATGTTCCATTGGGACACACCACAAGGTCTTGAAGATGCTTACGGTGGATTCCGTGGCTCAGAGATTGT AAACGATTTCCGAGATTATGCGGATATTTGCTTTAAGAATTTTGGAGATAGAGTGAAGCACTGGATGACACTGAACGAGCCATTGACAGTGGTGCAACAAGGCTATGTCGCAGGTGTAATGGCTCCAGGAAGATGCTCCAAATTCACAAACCCTAACTGCACCGCCGGAGATGGAGCCACCGAGCCTTATATCGTCGGTCACAACCTTATCCTTGCTCACGGAGCCGCCGTCGAGGTCTACCGGAAAAAATACAAG GCATCTCAAAAGGGTCAAGTTGGTATCGCTTTGAACGCGGGTTGGAACTTGCCCTATACAGAATCGGCGGAAGATAGGTTAGCTGCGGCACGGGCCATGGCCTTCACATTTGACTACTTCATGGAGCCACTCGTGACCGGTAAATACCCTATCGACATGGTGAACAACGTAAAAGGCGGTCGGTTGCCTACTTTCACTGCACAACAATCTAAGATGCTTAAGGGCTCATATGATTTCATTGGCATCAATTATTACTCTTCCACTTACGCAAAGGATGTCCCCTGCTCCACCGAACAGGTTACAATGTTCTCTGATCCTTGTGCCAGTGTCACAG GTGAAAGAGAAGGTGTTCCCATTGGTCCAAAG GCTGCATCAGATTGGCTTTTGATATATCCAAAGGGTATTCGTGATCTTGTCCTCTATGCAAAATACAAGTTCAAAGACCCGGTCATGTACATAACCGAAAACG GGAGAGATGAATTTAGTACGGACAAAATATTCCTCAAAGACGGCGATAGAATCGATTACTACGCTCGACATCTCGAGATGGTTCAAGACGCAATCTC GGTAGGAGCCAACGTCAAGGGATTTTTTGCGTGGTCTTTGTTGGACAACTTCGAGTGGGCAATGGGATACACCGTCCGGTTCGGGTTGGTTTATGTGGATTTCAAAGATGGATGTAAGAGATACCCCAAGAAATCGGCTAAGTGGTTTAAAGAGTTGTTGAATCCAAAGAAAAGCAATTGA
- the LOC106339228 gene encoding uncharacterized protein LOC106339228: MDLRPLARPFLSCFIQSGETALFWHDNWTGLGPLIEITGANGPQVSGIALSSVVSQAIFEGEWTVTRGRHRVIQLLRACLPAQPPTLIHGSDDYFLWRTSADTVPSQFSASRTWKALHPTPATVPWYSSIWFKSGIPKHAFHAWVSVRECREHQEDQFSSTKPRGQISSLMVPELSIMTCFSLQLLAPWPPSVDLSPF; encoded by the exons ATGGACCTGAGACCTCTTGCTCGCCCTTTTCTATCATGTTTCATACAGTCGGGAGAAACGGCGTTGTTTTGGCACGACAACTGGACCGGGTTGGGTCCCTTGATCGAGATAACCGGAGCAAACGGTCCGCAAGTTTCAGGTATAGCTTTGTCAAGTGTGGTGTCTCAGGCTATTTTCGAAGGGGAGTGGACCGTGACGAGAGGCCGTCACAGAGTCATTCAGTTGCTGCGTGCGTGCCTGCCTGCTCAACCTCCTACACTTATACATGGTTCAGACGATTACTTTTTATGGAGAACTTCTGCTGATACTGTACCTAGCCAATTCTCAGCTTCTAGAACGTGGAAGGCGTTGCATCCTACACCAGCAACGGTGCCGTGGTATAGCTCAATTTGGTTCAAATCTGGAATTCCAAAGCACGCTTTCCATGCTTGGGTCTCGGTCCGAG AATGTAGGGAACACCAAGAGGATCAGTTCAGTTCGACCAAACCTAGGGGACAGATATCTTCACTTATGGTTCCAGAACTTTCCATCATGACCTGCTTCTCGCTTCAGCTGTTAGCTCCTTGGCCGCCTTCTGTGGATCTTTCACCCTTTTAG